In one Nocardioides luteus genomic region, the following are encoded:
- a CDS encoding class II fructose-bisphosphate aldolase — protein sequence MTLTTTAALVSAAYETGRGVAAFNAVNLETVEAIAAGAESANHPVIVQISENAVRYHGGLAPLAHAAIAVASNAAMPISLHLDHATDERLVGIAIDLGFSSVMYDASQLAYEENLTRTAAVVRRCHDRGAHVEAELGEVGGKNGVHAPGARTDPAQAAAFVAATGVDALAVAVGSSHKMTTRDAALDEALISAIRRAVDVPLVLHGSSGVSDDGLRAAIAAGMTKINVATQLNKAFTAAVRETLGADPALVDQRRYLGAGRDAMAAETARLLRVISHQ from the coding sequence GTGACCCTCACGACCACGGCCGCGCTCGTCAGCGCTGCCTACGAGACAGGCCGCGGCGTCGCCGCCTTCAACGCGGTCAATCTGGAAACCGTCGAGGCGATCGCGGCGGGAGCCGAGTCGGCGAACCACCCGGTCATCGTGCAGATCAGCGAGAACGCGGTCCGCTACCACGGCGGCCTGGCGCCACTGGCCCACGCCGCGATCGCGGTCGCGTCGAACGCCGCGATGCCGATCTCGCTCCACCTGGACCACGCGACCGACGAGCGCCTGGTCGGGATCGCGATCGACCTCGGCTTCTCGTCGGTGATGTACGACGCCTCCCAGCTCGCCTACGAGGAGAACCTGACCCGCACCGCCGCCGTCGTCCGCCGCTGCCACGACCGCGGCGCCCACGTCGAGGCCGAGCTGGGCGAGGTCGGCGGCAAGAACGGCGTCCACGCGCCCGGCGCACGCACCGACCCGGCCCAGGCCGCAGCCTTCGTCGCCGCCACGGGCGTGGACGCCCTCGCCGTCGCGGTCGGCTCGAGCCACAAGATGACCACCCGCGACGCGGCCCTGGACGAGGCACTGATCTCGGCGATCCGGCGGGCGGTCGACGTACCGCTGGTCCTGCACGGCTCCTCCGGGGTCAGCGACGACGGGCTCCGGGCCGCGATCGCGGCCGGGATGACGAAGATCAACGTCGCGACCCAGCTCAACAAGGCCTTCACGGCCGCGGTGCGGGAGACCCTCGGAGCCGACCCCGCCCTGGTCGACCAGCGGCGCTACCTCGGCGCGGGCCGGGACGCCATGGCCGCCGAGACAGCTCGCCTGCTGAGGGTGATTTCTCACCAATAA
- a CDS encoding carbohydrate ABC transporter permease, whose amino-acid sequence MPTTTSAPVENATPAPSTGAAPRRQAWRNRLSRWDFKLSPYLYVAPFFLVFILIGLYPMLYTGYLSFFSWPAYGSEIGSWVGWDNYAHVLGDSVFRKAFWNTIGMFLLSSVPQIIVATILAALLDTRLRGRTLWRMSILLPFVVAPAASAMIFGAIFADGTGLINQTLDGFGLPKVPWHADRFASWTAIATMVNWRWTGYNALIILAAMQAIPRDLYEAAEIDGASKVKQFFNVTLPSIRPTMIFVIVTSTIGGLQIFTEPRIFDTNLRFQGGSDFQYTTLTMYVFNTAQTTTNPYPRAAAAAWVLFLIIVGIALVNFLVTRAVQRRSLR is encoded by the coding sequence ATGCCGACCACCACCTCTGCCCCGGTCGAGAACGCCACCCCGGCGCCCTCGACCGGGGCAGCACCCCGCCGCCAGGCGTGGCGTAACCGGCTCTCCCGGTGGGACTTCAAGCTCTCGCCCTACCTGTACGTCGCGCCGTTCTTCCTGGTGTTCATCCTCATCGGGCTCTACCCGATGCTCTACACCGGCTACCTGTCCTTCTTCTCCTGGCCCGCCTACGGTTCCGAGATCGGTTCGTGGGTCGGCTGGGACAACTACGCCCACGTCCTCGGTGACTCGGTCTTCCGCAAGGCCTTCTGGAACACCATCGGGATGTTCCTGCTCTCCTCGGTTCCACAGATCATCGTGGCGACGATCCTCGCCGCGCTGCTCGACACCCGGCTCCGGGGCCGCACCCTGTGGCGGATGAGCATCCTGCTGCCCTTCGTGGTCGCTCCCGCGGCGTCCGCGATGATCTTCGGCGCGATCTTCGCCGACGGCACGGGCCTGATCAACCAGACGCTCGACGGCTTCGGCCTCCCGAAGGTGCCGTGGCACGCCGACCGGTTCGCGAGCTGGACCGCGATCGCGACCATGGTCAACTGGCGCTGGACCGGCTACAACGCGCTGATCATCCTCGCCGCCATGCAGGCGATCCCGCGGGACCTCTACGAGGCGGCGGAGATCGACGGAGCCTCCAAGGTGAAGCAGTTCTTCAACGTCACGCTGCCCTCGATCCGGCCGACGATGATCTTCGTCATCGTCACCTCGACCATCGGCGGCCTGCAGATCTTCACCGAGCCCCGGATCTTCGACACCAACCTCCGCTTCCAGGGCGGCTCCGACTTCCAGTACACGACCCTGACGATGTACGTCTTCAACACCGCCCAGACCACGACCAACCCGTATCCACGTGCGGCCGCCGCCGCCTGGGTGCTCTTCCTCATCATCGTGGGGATCGCACTGGTCAACTTCCTGGTCACCCGGGCCGTCCAGCGAAGGAGCCTGCGATGA
- a CDS encoding ABC transporter substrate-binding protein: MSKISKSWRRAPRTALAACAVASLVAGLAACGGDGGDDEQAALGKDDTLTITTFSEFGYGDLIEQWNADPDRPFKVKQTVVAEWDTWKQSLTTGLQSGEGLTDIVAVEGDMMPALVAEGASEQFVDLTDKELDSRWMESKYLEGQTADGKQIGYPTDAGPEAFCYRADLFEKAGLPSDRESVKALFKDWDTYFATGEQFKKKVPNTAWYDSSGAIAQAMLNQVEYPFQTKDQKIDVDNPELRNVYDTVSQYAPTLSTKVEQWGEDWMANFTNDGFATIPCPGWMFANIKDSAPDVKGWDIVDAFPGGGGNWGGSYLAVPAQSQHQEEAKEFANYLTNAESEVAASKVAGNFPANLEAQETLAAENATDPYFNDAPTSQILANRAKAVPAGVPFKGDKYSDILGLFQQAIRRVDEGTDPDKSWATFVEGVEGMS; this comes from the coding sequence GTGTCCAAGATCTCCAAGTCATGGCGCCGTGCGCCACGGACCGCCCTCGCCGCGTGCGCGGTCGCCTCCCTCGTCGCCGGCCTGGCCGCCTGCGGCGGTGACGGTGGCGACGACGAGCAGGCTGCGCTCGGCAAGGACGACACCCTGACCATCACGACGTTCAGCGAGTTCGGCTACGGCGACCTCATCGAGCAGTGGAACGCCGACCCTGACCGTCCCTTCAAGGTCAAGCAGACCGTGGTCGCCGAGTGGGACACCTGGAAGCAGAGCCTCACCACCGGCCTGCAGTCGGGTGAAGGTCTCACCGACATCGTCGCCGTCGAGGGCGACATGATGCCCGCGCTCGTCGCCGAGGGCGCCTCCGAGCAGTTCGTCGACCTCACCGACAAGGAGCTCGACAGCCGCTGGATGGAGTCGAAGTACCTCGAGGGCCAGACCGCCGACGGCAAGCAGATCGGTTACCCGACCGACGCCGGCCCCGAGGCGTTCTGCTACCGCGCCGACCTCTTCGAGAAGGCCGGCCTCCCGTCCGACCGCGAGTCCGTGAAGGCCCTCTTCAAGGACTGGGACACCTACTTCGCCACCGGCGAGCAGTTCAAGAAGAAGGTGCCGAACACGGCTTGGTACGACTCCAGCGGCGCGATCGCCCAGGCGATGCTCAACCAGGTGGAGTACCCCTTCCAGACCAAGGACCAGAAGATCGACGTCGACAACCCGGAGCTCCGGAACGTCTACGACACGGTCTCGCAGTACGCCCCCACCCTCTCGACGAAGGTCGAGCAGTGGGGCGAGGACTGGATGGCCAACTTCACCAACGACGGTTTCGCCACCATCCCGTGCCCGGGCTGGATGTTCGCCAACATCAAGGACTCCGCGCCTGACGTGAAGGGCTGGGACATCGTCGACGCCTTCCCGGGCGGCGGCGGCAACTGGGGCGGCTCCTACCTCGCCGTCCCGGCGCAGTCGCAGCACCAGGAGGAGGCCAAGGAGTTCGCCAACTACCTGACCAACGCCGAGTCCGAGGTCGCCGCTTCCAAGGTGGCCGGCAACTTCCCGGCGAACCTGGAGGCGCAGGAGACCCTGGCCGCCGAGAACGCCACGGACCCCTACTTCAACGACGCCCCCACCTCGCAGATCCTCGCCAACCGGGCGAAGGCCGTGCCGGCGGGTGTGCCGTTCAAGGGTGACAAGTACTCCGACATCCTGGGCCTCTTCCAGCAGGCGATCCGACGTGTGGACGAGGGCACCGACCCCGACAAGTCGTGGGCGACCTTCGTCGAGGGCGTCGAAGGAATGTCCTGA
- the typA gene encoding translational GTPase TypA — protein sequence MSEILKANLRNVAIVAHVDHGKTTLVDAMLKQAGAFSEHAMESVEDRVMDSGDLEREKGITILAKNTAIHYTGPSAPEGMTINIIDTPGHADFGGEVERGLSMVDGIVLLVDASEGPLPQTRFVLRKALNADMPVVLVVNKVDRPDARIEEVVDETYELFMDLLDDSHSQDALDFPVIYASGKAGVASLEQPENGTLPDSKDLEPLFSTILETIPAPTYEAGAPLQAHVTNLDASPFLGRLALVRIHQGTLKKGQNVAWMKRDGETKNVRITELLITDGLERKPGEEAGPGDIVAVAGIPEIMIGETLADPENPVALPLIHVDDPAISMTIGTNTSPLVGKVKGAKVTARMVKDRLDQELIGNVSLRVLPTDRPDAWEVQGRGELALAILVEQMRREGYELTVGKPQVVTREIDGKLHEPFERLTIDAPEEFLGTITELLANRKGRMEGMTNHGTGWVRMEFIVPSRGLIGFRTDFLTETRGTGIAHHISEGYFPWAGEIRSRNNGSLVADRAGAASAYAMTSLQERGVLFVEPTTEVYEGMIVGENSRQDDMDVNITKEKQQTNIRSATSDNFEKLIPPKKLSLEQCLEFCREDECVEITPDQIRIRKVILDQNERAKIASRARKANK from the coding sequence ATGTCCGAGATCCTCAAGGCCAATCTTCGCAACGTCGCCATCGTTGCGCACGTCGACCACGGCAAGACCACGCTGGTCGACGCCATGCTGAAGCAGGCCGGTGCTTTCTCCGAGCACGCCATGGAGTCGGTCGAGGACCGCGTCATGGACTCCGGTGACCTGGAGCGCGAGAAGGGCATCACCATCCTCGCGAAGAACACCGCCATCCACTACACCGGGCCGTCCGCGCCCGAGGGGATGACGATCAACATCATCGACACCCCCGGCCACGCCGACTTCGGTGGTGAGGTCGAGCGCGGCCTCTCGATGGTCGACGGCATCGTGCTGCTGGTGGACGCCTCCGAGGGCCCGCTGCCGCAGACCCGGTTCGTGCTGCGCAAGGCGCTCAACGCCGACATGCCGGTCGTGCTGGTGGTCAACAAGGTCGACCGCCCCGACGCCCGCATCGAGGAGGTCGTCGACGAGACGTACGAGCTCTTCATGGACCTGCTCGACGACTCCCACAGCCAGGACGCGCTCGACTTCCCGGTGATCTACGCCTCCGGCAAGGCCGGCGTGGCGAGCCTCGAGCAGCCGGAGAACGGCACCCTGCCCGACTCCAAGGACCTCGAACCGCTCTTCTCCACGATCCTGGAGACCATCCCGGCCCCGACCTACGAGGCCGGCGCGCCGCTGCAAGCCCACGTCACCAACCTCGACGCCTCCCCGTTCCTCGGCCGCCTCGCGCTGGTCCGCATCCACCAGGGCACCCTGAAGAAGGGCCAGAACGTCGCCTGGATGAAGCGTGACGGCGAGACCAAGAACGTACGCATCACCGAGCTGCTCATCACCGACGGCCTCGAGCGCAAGCCCGGCGAGGAGGCCGGCCCCGGTGACATCGTCGCCGTCGCGGGCATCCCCGAGATCATGATCGGCGAGACGCTGGCCGACCCGGAGAACCCGGTCGCGCTGCCGCTGATCCACGTCGACGACCCGGCCATCTCGATGACCATCGGCACCAACACCTCGCCGCTGGTCGGCAAGGTCAAGGGCGCCAAGGTGACCGCTCGCATGGTCAAGGACCGCCTCGACCAGGAGCTGATCGGCAACGTGTCGCTGCGGGTGCTGCCCACCGACCGTCCCGACGCCTGGGAGGTCCAGGGCCGCGGTGAGCTGGCGCTGGCGATCCTGGTCGAGCAGATGCGTCGCGAGGGCTACGAGCTGACCGTCGGCAAGCCGCAGGTGGTCACCCGCGAGATCGACGGCAAGCTCCACGAGCCGTTCGAGCGCCTCACCATCGACGCCCCGGAGGAGTTCCTCGGCACCATCACCGAGCTGCTCGCCAACCGCAAGGGCCGCATGGAGGGCATGACCAACCACGGCACCGGCTGGGTCCGGATGGAGTTCATCGTCCCCTCCCGCGGCCTGATCGGCTTCCGCACCGACTTCCTCACCGAGACCCGCGGCACCGGCATCGCCCACCACATCTCCGAGGGCTACTTCCCGTGGGCCGGCGAGATCCGCTCGCGCAACAACGGCTCGCTGGTCGCCGACCGCGCCGGCGCTGCCTCGGCCTACGCGATGACCTCGCTCCAGGAGCGTGGCGTCCTCTTCGTCGAGCCCACCACCGAGGTCTACGAGGGCATGATCGTCGGCGAGAACTCCCGCCAGGACGACATGGACGTCAACATCACCAAGGAGAAGCAGCAGACCAACATCCGGTCCGCCACCTCCGACAACTTCGAGAAGCTGATCCCGCCGAAGAAGCTCTCCCTCGAGCAGTGCCTGGAGTTCTGCCGCGAGGACGAGTGCGTCGAGATCACCCCGGACCAGATCCGCATCCGCAAGGTCATCCTCGACCAGAACGAGCGGGCCAAGATCGCGTCGCGGGCTCGTAAGGCCAACAAGTAG
- a CDS encoding protealysin inhibitor emfourin, translated as MTSRNHVCHIVPPYLMQRLDPGRLDQDNGFRAARAEHLTRVLAELPAPEAGSTAAEAGDWTVYSAGNGTDLPGDKVRAAGEPESGDESVDEAAAGITGSLALFEEVYGRDSYDGRGIEVVMTVHYDRDYANAFWDGTQLVFGDGDGRVFQRFTKAVDVIGHELSHAVTEHTAGLVYQGQPGALNESMSDVFGSCLKQRLLGQSADEADWIIGEGLFTESVQGVGLRNMLEPGTAYDDPELGKDPQPAHMDDIYDGTDDNGGVHINSGIPNRAFALAAKAIGGNSWDGAGKIWYAALTNGAVTTDTDFAGFAAATVAEAGEHAEAVTTAWSEVGVTPASGTSGPDGEAPTVVRLRRSGGFIGRTQEGVAELAPDDAQAATVRDLLANATPSKPKGADRYIYEFEVDGRRTVVHEGDMTPELRALANRMLEQ; from the coding sequence ATGACCTCTCGGAATCACGTCTGCCACATCGTGCCTCCCTACCTGATGCAGCGGCTCGATCCCGGTCGTCTCGACCAGGACAACGGTTTCCGAGCCGCTCGGGCCGAGCACCTGACGAGGGTCCTCGCCGAGCTCCCTGCCCCGGAGGCGGGCAGCACCGCCGCCGAGGCCGGCGACTGGACCGTCTACTCCGCCGGCAACGGCACCGACCTTCCCGGCGACAAGGTCCGGGCCGCGGGCGAGCCGGAGTCGGGCGACGAGAGCGTCGACGAGGCCGCGGCCGGCATCACCGGCTCGTTGGCGCTCTTCGAGGAGGTCTACGGCCGCGACTCCTACGACGGGCGGGGCATCGAGGTCGTGATGACCGTCCACTACGACCGGGACTACGCCAACGCCTTCTGGGACGGCACCCAGCTGGTCTTCGGCGACGGCGACGGCAGGGTCTTCCAGCGCTTCACCAAGGCCGTCGACGTGATCGGCCACGAGCTCTCCCACGCGGTCACCGAGCACACCGCGGGTCTCGTCTACCAGGGCCAGCCCGGTGCGCTCAACGAGTCGATGTCGGACGTGTTCGGCTCCTGCCTGAAGCAGCGCCTCCTCGGTCAGAGCGCCGACGAGGCCGACTGGATCATCGGCGAGGGCCTCTTCACCGAGTCGGTCCAGGGCGTCGGGCTGCGGAACATGCTCGAGCCGGGGACGGCCTATGACGACCCCGAGCTCGGCAAGGACCCGCAGCCGGCCCACATGGACGACATCTACGACGGCACCGACGACAACGGCGGCGTCCACATCAACTCCGGCATCCCCAACCGCGCCTTCGCCCTCGCCGCCAAGGCGATCGGCGGCAACTCGTGGGACGGGGCCGGCAAGATCTGGTACGCCGCGCTCACCAACGGCGCCGTCACCACCGACACCGACTTCGCCGGGTTCGCGGCGGCCACCGTCGCCGAGGCCGGGGAGCACGCCGAGGCGGTCACGACGGCATGGTCCGAGGTCGGGGTCACCCCGGCGTCCGGCACGTCCGGGCCCGACGGTGAGGCGCCGACCGTGGTGAGGCTACGTCGCAGCGGCGGTTTCATCGGACGTACGCAGGAGGGGGTCGCCGAGCTCGCACCCGACGACGCCCAGGCGGCCACGGTGCGTGACCTGCTGGCCAACGCGACCCCGTCCAAGCCGAAGGGCGCCGACCGCTACATCTACGAGTTCGAGGTGGACGGCCGGAGAACCGTCGTGCACGAGGGAGACATGACTCCCGAGCTGCGCGCGCTCGCCAACCGGATGCTCGAGCAGTAG
- a CDS encoding SDR family NAD(P)-dependent oxidoreductase, with translation MSSKNAVVTGASSGIGAATARQLAKEGYHVFLAARRTDRIEALAAEIGGTAVATDVTSDESVAALAEAVGDRLDLLVNNAGGAFGVDQVAEADLAKWQAMFEVNVIGLTRVTKALLPALIASGAGAVINVGSIAGRRAYEGGAGYNAAKFGTRAVTEALRLEIVDKPVRIMEIAPGMVQTEEFSLVRLGGDQAAADAVYRGVADPLVAEDIADAIVWMATRPAHVNIDELVIKPRAQAAPHKVHRES, from the coding sequence ATGTCCTCCAAGAACGCTGTCGTCACCGGTGCCTCGAGCGGGATCGGCGCCGCCACCGCCCGCCAGCTCGCCAAGGAGGGCTACCACGTCTTCCTCGCCGCTCGCCGGACCGACCGGATCGAGGCCCTGGCCGCGGAGATCGGCGGCACCGCGGTGGCGACCGACGTCACCTCCGACGAGTCCGTCGCCGCGCTGGCCGAAGCGGTCGGTGACCGTCTCGACCTGCTGGTCAACAACGCCGGCGGCGCCTTCGGCGTGGACCAGGTGGCCGAGGCCGATCTGGCCAAGTGGCAGGCGATGTTCGAGGTCAACGTGATCGGCCTGACCCGGGTGACCAAGGCGCTGCTCCCGGCACTGATCGCCTCCGGAGCGGGCGCGGTCATCAACGTCGGCTCGATCGCGGGCCGGCGTGCCTACGAGGGCGGGGCGGGCTACAACGCGGCGAAGTTCGGCACCCGTGCGGTCACCGAGGCGCTGCGCCTGGAGATCGTCGACAAGCCGGTCCGGATCATGGAGATCGCGCCGGGCATGGTGCAGACCGAGGAGTTCTCGCTCGTACGCCTCGGGGGCGACCAGGCCGCCGCCGACGCCGTCTACCGGGGCGTCGCGGACCCGCTGGTGGCCGAGGACATCGCCGACGCGATCGTCTGGATGGCCACCCGCCCGGCTCACGTCAACATCGACGAGCTGGTCATCAAGCCGCGTGCCCAGGCCGCCCCGCACAAGGTGCACCGCGAGAGCTGA
- a CDS encoding aspartate/glutamate racemase family protein, which yields MQTIGLIGGMSWESTAAYYEGLNKGVQERLGGLHSAKIVLASVDLAELTALQEKEAWDQVAEILVASARSVVAGGADFILLCTTTFHKVYDEVAAAVDVPVLHLADVLAAKAKELGITKAGFLATRYTVENDFFAQRISDHGVDVNLPDTLHVELLDSIIYEELVHRNVVSGSRKRVLEVVHELWDAGSDGVILGASELSLLVRPSDVDVPILDAITVHVEAALNQALGE from the coding sequence GTGCAGACGATCGGACTCATCGGCGGCATGAGCTGGGAAAGCACAGCCGCTTACTACGAGGGACTCAACAAGGGTGTCCAGGAGCGGCTCGGCGGTCTTCACTCCGCCAAGATCGTGCTGGCCTCCGTCGACCTGGCTGAGCTGACGGCGCTGCAGGAGAAGGAGGCCTGGGACCAGGTCGCCGAGATCCTCGTCGCCTCCGCCCGCAGCGTCGTGGCCGGTGGCGCCGACTTCATCCTGCTGTGCACCACCACCTTCCACAAGGTCTACGACGAGGTCGCGGCAGCCGTCGACGTACCCGTGCTGCACCTGGCCGACGTGCTCGCCGCCAAGGCCAAGGAGCTGGGCATCACGAAGGCCGGCTTCCTCGCCACCCGCTACACCGTGGAGAACGACTTCTTCGCGCAGCGGATCTCCGACCACGGCGTCGACGTGAACCTGCCCGACACCCTCCACGTGGAGCTGCTCGACTCGATCATCTACGAGGAGCTCGTCCACCGGAACGTGGTGTCCGGGTCGCGCAAGCGGGTCCTCGAGGTCGTCCACGAGTTGTGGGACGCCGGGTCCGACGGCGTCATCCTCGGTGCCTCCGAACTCAGCCTCCTGGTGCGGCCCAGCGACGTCGACGTACCCATCCTCGACGCCATCACCGTGCACGTCGAGGCGGCCCTCAACCAGGCCCTCGGCGAGTAG
- a CDS encoding GH1 family beta-glucosidase, which translates to MTTSTHQGRTFPENFLWGAATASYQIEGAVDEDGRTPSNWDTFSRVPGAILNGDTGDVACDHYHRMPEDVALMKRLNLASYRFSTAWPRIRPDGGKVNQAGLDFYNRLVDELLEADIAPWITLYHWDLPQALEDQGGWTSRDTAYRFVEYATTVYDELSDRVDNWTTLNEPWCSAFLGYSGGQHAPGRQEGVAGIVAAHHLMLGHGLVVNELRSRGATPENGKSLGITLNPTVVDPYDADRPEDVDMTRRIDGLHNRVFFEPLFRGKYADDLAADTEGLTFQGRPWQDWVLEGDLEVISAPLDVLGINFYFGNAIAAKPFEIDPDEVLGSRLVHSDLPRGNPYPGAEFVTPRTGRATTARDWEIDPVWLTRLLTRLNDEYGAPPIYITENGAYYDDVVEDGAVHDTARLDYIDQHLRATLDAMEQGADVRGYFAWSLLDNFEWSYGYAHRFGIVHVDFETQVRTLKDSGLWFADVAANNRVPARP; encoded by the coding sequence ATGACCACCTCGACTCACCAGGGTCGCACCTTCCCCGAGAACTTCCTCTGGGGCGCTGCCACGGCGTCCTACCAGATCGAGGGAGCGGTCGACGAGGACGGACGTACGCCGAGCAACTGGGACACCTTCTCCCGGGTGCCCGGGGCGATCCTCAACGGCGACACCGGGGATGTGGCGTGCGACCACTACCACCGGATGCCCGAGGACGTCGCGCTGATGAAGCGCCTCAACCTGGCCTCGTACCGGTTCTCGACGGCGTGGCCGCGGATCCGTCCCGACGGCGGCAAGGTCAACCAGGCAGGGCTCGACTTCTACAACCGGCTCGTCGACGAGCTGCTCGAGGCCGACATCGCCCCGTGGATCACGCTCTACCACTGGGACCTGCCGCAGGCGCTGGAGGACCAGGGCGGCTGGACCAGCCGGGACACCGCCTACCGGTTCGTGGAGTACGCGACCACCGTCTACGACGAGCTCTCCGACCGCGTCGACAACTGGACGACGCTGAACGAGCCGTGGTGCTCGGCGTTCCTCGGCTACTCCGGCGGCCAGCACGCTCCGGGGCGGCAGGAGGGCGTGGCCGGCATCGTCGCGGCCCACCACCTCATGCTCGGCCACGGCCTGGTGGTCAACGAGCTGCGCAGTCGCGGCGCGACGCCGGAGAACGGGAAGTCCCTCGGCATCACCCTCAACCCGACGGTCGTCGACCCCTACGACGCCGACCGGCCCGAGGACGTCGACATGACCCGGCGGATCGACGGCCTGCACAACCGGGTGTTCTTCGAGCCGCTGTTCCGGGGCAAGTACGCCGACGACCTCGCCGCCGACACCGAGGGGCTGACCTTCCAGGGCCGGCCGTGGCAGGACTGGGTGCTCGAGGGCGACCTCGAGGTCATCTCCGCGCCTCTCGACGTGCTCGGGATCAACTTCTACTTCGGCAACGCCATCGCGGCGAAGCCGTTCGAGATCGACCCCGACGAGGTGCTGGGCAGCCGGCTCGTCCACTCCGACTTGCCGCGGGGGAACCCGTACCCCGGTGCCGAGTTCGTCACCCCGCGCACAGGTCGTGCCACGACCGCCCGTGACTGGGAGATCGACCCGGTCTGGCTGACCCGGCTGCTGACCCGGCTCAACGACGAATACGGTGCCCCGCCGATCTACATCACCGAGAACGGCGCCTACTATGACGACGTGGTCGAGGACGGGGCAGTGCACGACACCGCCCGTCTCGACTACATCGACCAGCACCTGCGCGCGACCCTCGACGCGATGGAGCAGGGTGCGGACGTACGCGGCTACTTCGCCTGGTCCCTGCTCGACAACTTCGAGTGGAGCTACGGCTACGCGCACCGCTTCGGGATCGTGCACGTGGACTTCGAGACCCAGGTACGCACCCTGAAGGACAGCGGCCTCTGGTTCGCCGACGTCGCCGCCAACAACCGGGTGCCGGCCCGCCCGTGA
- a CDS encoding carbohydrate ABC transporter permease: MSRRPGFLVYGLLTAFLLGSAFPLYWSFVIGSVTRQRAIQSPPPLVPGGHFFENAGRVFDRIDFWSALLNSIIVSGISAASVVLFSTLAGYSFAKLRFRGSNAGMVFVVATLAVPTQLALVPMLKQFSNLGLTGTHAAVILPWVVTAFGVFFMRQYLVDAIPDELIDAARVDGASMIRTFWTVAIPAARPAMAILGLFTFMQVWTDFMWPLIVLQGSDVQTLQTALDALKVAPGQGHADMALVQAGTILATVPLLLLFIATGRHLVSGIMQGAVKG; this comes from the coding sequence ATGAGCAGACGACCTGGATTCCTTGTGTACGGCCTGCTCACGGCATTCCTGCTGGGCTCGGCCTTCCCCCTCTACTGGTCCTTCGTCATCGGTTCGGTCACCCGGCAACGGGCGATCCAGTCGCCCCCGCCGCTGGTCCCGGGAGGACACTTCTTCGAGAACGCCGGCCGGGTCTTCGACCGGATCGACTTCTGGTCGGCGCTGCTCAACTCGATCATCGTCTCGGGGATCTCGGCGGCCTCGGTCGTGCTGTTCTCGACGCTGGCCGGCTACTCCTTCGCCAAGCTCCGCTTCCGCGGCTCCAACGCGGGGATGGTCTTCGTCGTCGCCACCCTGGCGGTGCCGACCCAGCTGGCCCTGGTGCCGATGCTCAAGCAGTTCTCCAACCTCGGTCTGACCGGCACGCACGCCGCCGTGATCCTGCCCTGGGTGGTGACCGCGTTCGGTGTCTTCTTCATGAGGCAGTACCTCGTCGACGCGATCCCCGACGAGCTCATCGACGCGGCCCGCGTCGACGGCGCGTCCATGATCCGTACGTTCTGGACCGTCGCCATCCCGGCGGCGCGTCCCGCGATGGCGATCCTCGGTCTGTTCACCTTCATGCAGGTGTGGACCGACTTCATGTGGCCGCTGATCGTGCTGCAGGGGTCCGACGTGCAGACCCTGCAGACCGCGCTCGACGCGCTCAAGGTCGCGCCCGGTCAGGGACATGCCGACATGGCCCTGGTCCAGGCCGGAACGATCCTCGCGACCGTACCCCTACTTCTGTTGTTCATCGCCACCGGACGCCACCTGGTGTCCGGCATCATGCAAGGAGCCGTCAAAGGATGA